The following are from one region of the Ochotona princeps isolate mOchPri1 chromosome 4, mOchPri1.hap1, whole genome shotgun sequence genome:
- the LOC101528917 gene encoding aldehyde dehydrogenase family 3 member B2-like isoform X1: protein MSEAEVKGASRGSQPTLGMDPFEDTLRRLREAFGAGRTRPAEFRTEQLQALSRFLQDNRKLLQDALAQDLHKSAFESDISELIMCQNEVDLALRNLHTWMKDEPATNNLLTKLGSAFIRKEPYGLVLIIAPWNYPLNLTLMPLVGAIAAGNCVVLKPSEMSKGAEKVLAEVLPRYLDQSCFAVVLGGPEETGRLLEHKFDYILFTGSPRVGKIVMTAAAKHLTPVTLELGGKNPCYVDDNCDPQTVANRVTWFRYFNTGQTCVAPDYVLCTPETRERLLPALQSAITRFYGEDPRSSPDLGRIINQKHFQRLQALLRCGRVAIGGQSDESQRYIAPTVLVDVQEAEPVMQEEIFGPILPILTVGGLDEAIAFINRREKPLALYAFSNNNQVVKQLLERTSSGSFGGNEGFIYLTLSSLPLGGVGHSGMGKYHGKFSFETFSHHRACMLAPPGLEKLNEPRYPPYSERTQQLISWALSFPTCTLL from the exons ATGTCTGAGGCCGAGGTCAAAGGCGCCAGTAGGGGCTCACAGCCCACGCTGGG GATGGACCCCTTCGAGGACACGCTGCGGCGGCTGCGGGAGGCCTTCGGCGCGGGGCGCACGCGGCCGGCCGAGTTCCGGACTGAGCAGCTGCAGGCCCTGAGCCGCTTCCTGCAGGACAACAGGAAGCTCCTGCAGGACGCGCTGGCCCAGGACCTGCACAAG TCAGCCTTTGAATCGGACATATCGGAGCTCATCATGTGCCAGAACGAGGTGGACTTGGCGCTCAGGAACCTGCACACCTGGATGAAGGACGAGCCCGCAACCAACAACCTG CTCACCAAGCTGGGCAGCGCCTTCATCCGGAAGGAGCCCTATGGCCTGGTGCTCATCATCGCCCCCTGGAACTACCCCCTGAACCTGACATTGATGCCACTGGTGGGGGCCATCGCGGCAG GGAACTGCGTGGTGCTGAAGCCCTCAGAGATGAGCAAGGGCGCTGAGAAGGTGCTGGCCGAGGTGCTGCCCCGGTACCTGGACCAG AGCTGCTTTGCCGTGGTGCTGGGTGGGCCTGAGGAGACTGGCCGGCTTCTGGAACATAAATTCGACTACATCCTGTTCACAG GGAGCCCTCGTGTGGGCAAGATCGTCATGACGGCTGCTGCCAAGCACCTGACCCCCGTCACCCTGGAGTTGGGGGGCAAGAACCCCTGCTACGTGGACGACAACTGTGACCCCCAGACCGTGGCCAACCGTGTGACTTGGTTCCGCTACTTCAACACTGGCCAGACCTGTGTGGCCCCGGACTACGTCCTGTGCACCCCCGAGACGCGTGAGCGCCTGCTGCCCGCCCTGCAGAGCGCCATCACCCGTTTCTATGGTGAAGACCCCCGCAGCTCCCCCGACCTGGGCCGCATCATCAACCAGAAGCACTTCCAGCGGCTCCAGGCCCTGCTGCGCTGTGGCCGCGTGGCAATTGGTGGGCAGAGCGACGAGAGCCAGCGCTACATCG CGCCCACGGTGCTGGTGGACGTGCAGGAGGCGGAGCCGGTGATGCAGGAGGAAATCTTTGGGCCCATCCTGCCCATCCTGACCGTGGGCGGCCTGGACGAGGCCATCGCCTTCATCAACCGCCGCGAGAAGCCGCTGGCCCTGTACGCCTTCTCCAACAACAACCAG GTTGTGAAACAGTTGCTGGAGAGAACCAGCAGCGGCAGCTTTGGGGGCAACGAGGGCTTCATCTACCTGACCCTGTCGTCCCTGCCACTGGGGGGAGTCG GTCACAGCGGGATGGGCAAATACCATGGCAAGTTCTCCTTTGAAACCTTCTCTCACCACCGTGCCTGCATGCTTGCCCCCCCGGGCCTGGAGAAGCTGAACGAGCCCCGTTACCCGCCGTACAGCGAGCGCACCCAGCAGCTTATAAGCTGGGCCTTGAGCTTTCCAACCTGCACCCTTCTGTGA
- the LOC101528917 gene encoding aldehyde dehydrogenase family 3 member B2-like isoform X2, which translates to MDPFEDTLRRLREAFGAGRTRPAEFRTEQLQALSRFLQDNRKLLQDALAQDLHKSAFESDISELIMCQNEVDLALRNLHTWMKDEPATNNLLTKLGSAFIRKEPYGLVLIIAPWNYPLNLTLMPLVGAIAAGNCVVLKPSEMSKGAEKVLAEVLPRYLDQSCFAVVLGGPEETGRLLEHKFDYILFTGSPRVGKIVMTAAAKHLTPVTLELGGKNPCYVDDNCDPQTVANRVTWFRYFNTGQTCVAPDYVLCTPETRERLLPALQSAITRFYGEDPRSSPDLGRIINQKHFQRLQALLRCGRVAIGGQSDESQRYIAPTVLVDVQEAEPVMQEEIFGPILPILTVGGLDEAIAFINRREKPLALYAFSNNNQVVKQLLERTSSGSFGGNEGFIYLTLSSLPLGGVGHSGMGKYHGKFSFETFSHHRACMLAPPGLEKLNEPRYPPYSERTQQLISWALSFPTCTLL; encoded by the exons ATGGACCCCTTCGAGGACACGCTGCGGCGGCTGCGGGAGGCCTTCGGCGCGGGGCGCACGCGGCCGGCCGAGTTCCGGACTGAGCAGCTGCAGGCCCTGAGCCGCTTCCTGCAGGACAACAGGAAGCTCCTGCAGGACGCGCTGGCCCAGGACCTGCACAAG TCAGCCTTTGAATCGGACATATCGGAGCTCATCATGTGCCAGAACGAGGTGGACTTGGCGCTCAGGAACCTGCACACCTGGATGAAGGACGAGCCCGCAACCAACAACCTG CTCACCAAGCTGGGCAGCGCCTTCATCCGGAAGGAGCCCTATGGCCTGGTGCTCATCATCGCCCCCTGGAACTACCCCCTGAACCTGACATTGATGCCACTGGTGGGGGCCATCGCGGCAG GGAACTGCGTGGTGCTGAAGCCCTCAGAGATGAGCAAGGGCGCTGAGAAGGTGCTGGCCGAGGTGCTGCCCCGGTACCTGGACCAG AGCTGCTTTGCCGTGGTGCTGGGTGGGCCTGAGGAGACTGGCCGGCTTCTGGAACATAAATTCGACTACATCCTGTTCACAG GGAGCCCTCGTGTGGGCAAGATCGTCATGACGGCTGCTGCCAAGCACCTGACCCCCGTCACCCTGGAGTTGGGGGGCAAGAACCCCTGCTACGTGGACGACAACTGTGACCCCCAGACCGTGGCCAACCGTGTGACTTGGTTCCGCTACTTCAACACTGGCCAGACCTGTGTGGCCCCGGACTACGTCCTGTGCACCCCCGAGACGCGTGAGCGCCTGCTGCCCGCCCTGCAGAGCGCCATCACCCGTTTCTATGGTGAAGACCCCCGCAGCTCCCCCGACCTGGGCCGCATCATCAACCAGAAGCACTTCCAGCGGCTCCAGGCCCTGCTGCGCTGTGGCCGCGTGGCAATTGGTGGGCAGAGCGACGAGAGCCAGCGCTACATCG CGCCCACGGTGCTGGTGGACGTGCAGGAGGCGGAGCCGGTGATGCAGGAGGAAATCTTTGGGCCCATCCTGCCCATCCTGACCGTGGGCGGCCTGGACGAGGCCATCGCCTTCATCAACCGCCGCGAGAAGCCGCTGGCCCTGTACGCCTTCTCCAACAACAACCAG GTTGTGAAACAGTTGCTGGAGAGAACCAGCAGCGGCAGCTTTGGGGGCAACGAGGGCTTCATCTACCTGACCCTGTCGTCCCTGCCACTGGGGGGAGTCG GTCACAGCGGGATGGGCAAATACCATGGCAAGTTCTCCTTTGAAACCTTCTCTCACCACCGTGCCTGCATGCTTGCCCCCCCGGGCCTGGAGAAGCTGAACGAGCCCCGTTACCCGCCGTACAGCGAGCGCACCCAGCAGCTTATAAGCTGGGCCTTGAGCTTTCCAACCTGCACCCTTCTGTGA